Genomic DNA from Candidatus Margulisiibacteriota bacterium:
TTACAATTTATTGGTTTTAATGAATAATAATGTTCTTTGTCTCGATATTTAAAAATTGCTGCAGGGTTTCCACCTACAATTGCTAAATCTGGAACATCCCGTATAACAACAGCTCCAGCTTGAATTATTGCACCTTCTCCAATCTTAATTCCTCCTAGTATAATAACACGATCGCCCAACCAAACATTATCTCCAATAAAAACATCTTTATTTATCATTGTATCATCATAAGGAAGAGACTTACCTTTATCGTAATTATGATAGGATGTAATAATTAAACAACCCTCTCCTGAATGAAAATTGTTACCAATATAAACCTCTCCTCTACCCTTAATAATCATTCCATTAAAATTGGGATTTTCGTTAAGTATTGTATTTTTTGACAATCGAGTAATCCCACCTATAAACACATAACCTTTATGCGATTTTACAGATCTGAGAACACACCATTGACGTAACTTTCTAATGAATTGCCGCTGCAACTTTGAAATTATTCGAAACATAATTTTTGTTCAGTTTGATAGAGTAAAATATTGACAGATATATCAATATATCCCACGAAGTGGCTCCCCATAATGATTCCACCATTGAATAGAAAATAATTGGGATTAAATATATAAATGAAATTGAGAAGTTTCTGTATTTAATTATTCGTCTTAATAAAAAAACAAACAAAAAGAAAAAAGGAATGAATCCGAAACGATTCCAAAAATCTAAAAAAGCGTTAAATGTTCTCGTTATTTCATGTGTAAATTCATACTCTGAAGGATATCCAAATAAAAAAGAACCTAAATCCATATTCACAAAAAAAGATAACTGAGCACGTCCTCGCACATCCTCTTGTAGTGATTTTATTCCTTGCATTCTAGTCACATCAACTATTTTACCTAATTTATCAATATTCAAATATATGAATACAAAAGTTATAAGAATTACAATAAGAAAT
This window encodes:
- a CDS encoding acyltransferase — protein: MSKNTILNENPNFNGMIIKGRGEVYIGNNFHSGEGCLIITSYHNYDKGKSLPYDDTMINKDVFIGDNVWLGDRVIILGGIKIGEGAIIQAGAVVIRDVPDLAIVGGNPAAIFKYRDKEHYYSLKPINCNFD